The stretch of DNA GTCCAGGGATCGAAGGGCATGACACCCGGGAAGTTCAGCGTGCTGTAGGTGCTCTGTCGCAGGTGGTACCAAGCGTCGTTCCCGGAGAAGTACACCTCGTTGTTCTGGAGGAACCGGGAGTAGTTCTGCATCCGGACCCAGAACATCCACGCCATCGCGAGGAGGAGTGCGGGGACGTGGTACCAGTCGGCCGCCGTATCGCGGAGCGACTGGAGAAAGTCGTTGCTTTCGCTTCGCGAACTCATTGGCCTGAATCGTACCAAAACGGGCATAAGGTTTGTGTATCACTCTGAGAGGAGTTCGCCGTCGAGGGCTCTTCTCGGCGGTCGATCGAGTCCGGACGGTAACGGGGACGATGCAAGAGTCGAACGCTTTTTGCGGGCGTCACGAGTAGCCGCGGCCAATGAAGATCTCCGTCGTCATCTGTACGTACTCGATGGATCGGTATGAGGTGTTCTGCGACGCGGTCGACAGCGTCCTCGAACAGACGTACGAGCCAGTAGAGATCGTGTTGGTGGTCGACGGTAACGAGACCGTCTACGAGCGTGTGCGTGAGGAGTACGGGGACGTCGAGAACGTCGTCCACCACAACAACGACGAGAACCGTGGGATCTCCTACAGTCGGACGAAGGGTGCGGAGCTCGCGGCGGGGGAGATCGTCGCGTTCATCGACGACGACGCCGCCGCCGAACCGGACTGGGTGGAGCAGCTGGTCGAAGTGTATGCAGAATCGGACGCCATTGCCGTCGGCGGCGACGTGAAGCCCGACTGGCAGATTACAAAGCCCGATTTCTTTCCGGCGGAGTTCTACTGGCTGGTTGGCGTCGTCGAACCCGGGTTCGCGGAAGACGGCGAGGAGGTCCGGAACACGTACGGCTCGAACATCTCCTACCGGCGCGAGGAGTTTCTGGAAGTCGGAGGGTACGACCCAAACACCGGGCGGAAGGGTGATCGACATCTCCAAGCTCACGAGGCCCCCGTGGGGATTCGACTTCTGGAGGAGTACGGACGAGGGATGGTGTTCACGGAGGACGCGGTGGTGCACCACAAGCTGTTCGACTACCGCGGGGAGTTCGACTGGCTAGTGTCGCGGTCGTTCTGGCAGGGGTATTCCAAGCGCGTGATGGACCTGCTGTATCCGGACGCGCCGGACGACAAGAGCGAGTATTTGGAGCAACTACTGACCGAGCGTGTTCCGGGCCGGCTGAAGGGACTGGTTCGATCGCCGTCGGCGGCGGCAGTGAAGCAGCTGCTCGCGATCTTCGTGTTTACGGGGGCAGTAGGGCTGGGGTATCTGTACGCGATTCTGACGCCGAACGTGGTGGAGAAGGCTAATTCGTAGGCGCCGGGATGTCGTTGCGCTTCTCGCCAAACAGGAACTCGTAGTAGTAGCCGAAGCCGCGGCAGGCGAGCATGGTGATCGAGAGAAGCGAGAACGCGACGCGCGTGAGCGCGGACTCGGGCTCGTCGTCGTCGCCGTTGCTACCCGAACCGCTGGGGGTCGGCGGGATGCCCGGCTTGCCGAACCGCTCGGGGTAGTAACGCTGCTTCTGACAGAACCCCCGGCCGACGCGGAAGTTCTTGCTAGCCAGCGTGTCGAAGGAGGTGCGTGCAGGGTGGTAGACGGTAGCGTCCTCGGCGTAGCCCTGCTCGTAGCCGGCCTCGTGGACGCGCTCTCCGAACTCGCGGTCGCCGCCGGAGACGAGTCGGCTGTCGAAGGTGCCCACGTCCTCGAACACCTCCCGGCGGACGAGCAGCGCACACGTGGGCGCGTAGTGCTCCGTTTCGAGGTACTGTTCGACCGGGAAGCCGGTTCGAGCGTTGTACCGGCCAACGAGGGTGTCCTCTGGCAGCGTGAGCTCGACGTTACAGCCGAGGTAGTCGGCTTGCTGTTCGTCCATGGCTCGGAGGGCGGTTTCGAGCCAGTTGTCGTCGACAGTCTCGTCGGCGTCGACGAACGCGAGCACGTTGCCGTCTGCGTGCTGGATGCCTTTGTTCCGGGCGGCGTAGGAGCCCTGGATCTCGTCCTCGACGAGGAGGTGTATGTGCCCGTGGTCCTGAGTGTAGTCGCGGATCGCTTCGCGGGTGTCGTCGGTGGAACCGTTATCGACGACGAGGATTTCGTGGTCTTGATCAATCCTGTCAGTCAAGGAACCAAGCGTGTCAGAGATCCCTCCGAAGTCGTTGTAGACGGGGACGATGACGGAGATAGCAGGTGAATCGAGCATATCCATTAGTAGCGTCGCACACTGGGGAAGGCGCGTACAGAGTTCCAATCGTTTGTGGTAGCTGCCTAGTCTTCAAAACCGTTTCTTGTTCCATATAGTAGATTAGGGGACCACAACGCTCATCCCCGACTATACGTCTTTTAATGGAAATGGGATTCGACAAGTGGGCCCGCGACTCCATCGAGGAGATACGAGAGAACGGGATGGATGGATTGAACGAGGTTACGTACCAACTATACCTCGGGTTCCTACGGCGTGCGTACG from Halolamina sediminis encodes:
- the aglG gene encoding glucosyl-dolichyl phosphate glucuronosyltransferase encodes the protein MKISVVICTYSMDRYEVFCDAVDSVLEQTYEPVEIVLVVDGNETVYERVREEYGDVENVVHHNNDENRGISYSRTKGAELAAGEIVAFIDDDAAAEPDWVEQLVEVYAESDAIAVGGDVKPDWQITKPDFFPAEFYWLVGVVEPGFAEDGEEVRNTYGSNISYRREEFLEVGGYDPNTGRKGDRHLQAHEAPVGIRLLEEYGRGMVFTEDAVVHHKLFDYRGEFDWLVSRSFWQGYSKRVMDLLYPDAPDDKSEYLEQLLTERVPGRLKGLVRSPSAAAVKQLLAIFVFTGAVGLGYLYAILTPNVVEKANS
- a CDS encoding glycosyltransferase, which codes for MDMLDSPAISVIVPVYNDFGGISDTLGSLTDRIDQDHEILVVDNGSTDDTREAIRDYTQDHGHIHLLVEDEIQGSYAARNKGIQHADGNVLAFVDADETVDDNWLETALRAMDEQQADYLGCNVELTLPEDTLVGRYNARTGFPVEQYLETEHYAPTCALLVRREVFEDVGTFDSRLVSGGDREFGERVHEAGYEQGYAEDATVYHPARTSFDTLASKNFRVGRGFCQKQRYYPERFGKPGIPPTPSGSGSNGDDDEPESALTRVAFSLLSITMLACRGFGYYYEFLFGEKRNDIPAPTN